The genomic region GACATGGCGATCATCCGCCCCTCGCCCTCCCAGTCCGTCACGCTGCCGTCCCGCCGGACATAGTGGCGCAGGACGTCCCCCACCGCGTCGCGAAGCGCGCGCTCTCCGGGGGTCGCGGCCGTTTCGTCCGGCGAGTTGGTGGCCGGCGAATGGATGGAATGCGGCAGGCCGATGCCGACCACGGCCGCCGCCGTGCGCTCCCAGAGCGAGACGCTTCCGGCGATCGTCGGATCGGCCAGGAAGGCCTCCCGCGCCCCGGCCGAGGGCAGGTAGGGCGCATGCAGGAAATGCGGCGCGCCGCCCATGGTCTCGGCCGCAAGCCGCGCGAATTCGTTGATCTGGAAATGCGGGGCGTGCTGCTGCATGCCGCCCGTGGCGGGCACGGTGAGAATGCCGGGAATCGCCGGCAGGCCGGTTTCCACCACGGCGCGAATCGCCCGCCCCCAGCCGATCGCGACCACAGAGCCGGCCCGCAGGCCGCAACTCAGCAGCATCTGTCCGACGGGCGCGGCCAGCGCGCCCGAGCTCGGCCCAGGCGGCACCTCCACCACGGCGGCCTGCTTCAGTCCCAGCCTTTCGACGAGGTCCCGCCCCAGCGCGTCGGGCGAAACGAGATCGCGCACCTCGATGCGCACGATCCCCTCCGCGCGCGCGCGTTGCAGAAGCCGGGAGATCGTCGCGGTCGAGAGGCCGAGGCGCTTGGCGATGTCCACCTGGCTCAGCTCGGACTCGTAATGCAGCTTGGCGACCGTGTGGATCAGAGCCCGCGACGCGGTTTGGTCGGACGAAGGTGAAGAAGCCAGCTTGCAATTCCTTTCAGCAATATGTTACCGAGCTATATCAGCGAATGGAAACATGCAAGCGACCGGGCCGCAACCCGCCTTTCCGGCGGGCCACCGAACCCTGGCGCATCCTTGGGAGGAGGACTTCGCATGGCACGGATGACCACGGCGGAACTGCGCGGCTATCACCAGATCTGCGGACCGGACGGGGCGATGATGGTCATCGCCTGCGACCAGCGGGGCGGCATGCGCACCCTCCTGGCCAGCGACCCGGCCGAGCAGGCCAAGATCGGCAACGACGTTCTGGGCCTCACCAAGGCCGACATCACCCGCCATCTCGCCAGCCAAGCGAGCTGCGTCCTGGTCGACCCGATCTGCGCGGTGCCGCAGCTGGTGGACGACGCGGTGCTGGAGCGCGGCACCGCGCTTCTGATCGGCCTCGACGCTTCGGGCTGGGACACCTCGCCCGAGGGCTACCGCCTGTCGAAGCTGGTGGACGGCGTCGATGCCCGGCGGGTGCGCGCGCTTGGCGGCACGGGCGGCAAGATCATGGTCTATCTGCGCTCCGACACGCCGGCCGCCAACACGCACAATATCGACATTCTGGAACGGGTGATCGCCGATTTCGCCCGCGAGGACCTTCTCCTCGTGGTGGAGTTCCTGACCTACGCGCTGGAGGGCGAGAGCCCGGAGGCCTACAAGGCCAAGATCCCCGAGCTGATCCAGGGCGGCACGCGGATCTGCCTCGATCTCGGCTCGAAGGTCCTCAAGCTTCCCTATCCCGGCTCGCCCGAATCCTGCGCCGCCGTCACGAAAATGTCGGGCGACGTGCCCTGGGCGGTGCTGTCGGCGGGCGTCGATCACGAGACCTTCCTCGGCCAGGTGGAGATCGCCATGGCGAACGGCGCTTCGGGCGTCATCGCCGGGCGCTCGCTCTGGAAGGACTGCATCTCGCTCGACCGCACGGAGACGCGCAAGCGGCTGGAAAGCGTCGCCGTTCCCCGGCTTCGCGAGATCCAGGCGGTGATCGCCCGCCACCGCGCCCCGGCCGCCAAGGTGGCCTGAACGCCATGGCGGGGCGGAACGCCATCGGCATCGACATCGGCGGCACGCACATCCGCGCCGCCCGCGTTTCGCCCGAGGGCGAAATCCTCGAAAGGGCGCGCGTTGCGAGCGCGCCCGATCCGCAGGTCGTGCTCGGGCGGATCGAGACGCTGGTGGCCGAGCTCGACGACGGCAGCGTCTCAGCTCTCGGCCTCGGCGTGCCGGGCCGCGTGGATTTCGCCGCGCGGCGCGTTCTCTCCGGCGGCTATGTCGATCTCTCCGGCCTTCCCCTCGCCGACCATCTTGAAGCCCGCTTCGGCTGGCCAGTGGTGGTGGACAACGACTGCTCCATGGCGCTGGTGGCGGAAACCCGCGTCGGCGCCGCCAAGGGCGCCGAGAATGTCGTGATGCTGACGATCGGCACCGGCATCGGCGGCGCGATCCTGGAGCGCGGGGCGATCCTTCGCTCGCGCGGCACGGCCGGTCAGCTCGGCCATCTCAATGTCGATCCCGCCGGCGAGCCCTGCCTTTGCGGCAAGCGCGGCTGCGTGGAAACGGTGAGTTCGGGCACCGCGCTCGGCCGCCATATCGCTCGCGCCGGCCTGCCCCAGACGACCACGGCCGCCGAGTTGCTTCAGCGCCGCGGCGAGGACGACGAGACGGCGCGCGCCGTGCTGCACGCCTGGGCCGCGCCGCTGCGCATCGCGGTGGACGATCTCGTGGCGGTTCTCGATCCCGACCTCGTGCTTCTGGGCGGGGGCCTCGGCGAAGCCGCCTTCGCGGCCCTGGCCGGCATCGAAAAGCAGGCCTCCTGGTACGACAGCCCCGTTGCCCCCGCGCGGCTGGGCGACGATGCGGGCGTGATCGGCGCGGCTCTGGCCGCGCTTCCCGCGCGCGCGGCGTCCAAGCGCCTCGTGCTCGTCAACGGCGTTCCGGCCAGCGGCAAGAGCGGCGTGGCGCGGGCGCTGTCGGACGCGACGGGCTGGCCGATCCTTTCGCTCGACACGATCAAGAACCCGTTCCTCACCGAGATCGAAGGCGTCGATCGTCCCTTCAATCGCAAGCTCGGCCGCGCCAGCCTGCGCGCCATGTTCGCCCTGGCGCGGGAAGCGCCGGCGGGCACGACCTTGATCCTCGATGCCTGGTTCGGCTTCCAGCCCGCCGAGTTTCTGGCCGAACTCCTCGGCGAAGCGGGCATCGACACGGTTGCCGAACTCTGGTGCTCGGCCCCGCCCGAGCTCATCGGCGCGCGGTACGGCGCACGCGTGAATGAGCGCCCGCCCGGCCATCCCGGTCTCGACTACGTGCCCGAACTCGTAGCCCTCGCCGCAAGGGCGCGCCCGCTCGATCTCGGCCCCCGGCTCGATGTGGACACGACGGAGCGGTTCGACCTGATGCAAACGCGGCATTGGCTTGCGTCCGCTCTGGCCGACAAAGCGCCGGCCAGTCTGGCGGCCTAGAGGCAGGCGGCATTCGCCGGCATATCGGGAAGGAGGCAGGCCGAAAGCCCCTCCTCCGTCTATGGAGTTCGTTCGTCGGCGCCCTACGTGTCGCCGATCTCGAAAGCCCATCTGCAAGGCTTAAGGACGGGTGCGCCGCAGCGCCCGTCCTTTGCTTCTTCTCTTCGCCTCGCGCCACCGTTTCGAACGTTTCCGCGTCCGAAGGGTTGTAGGGGGGTAAGATGGGAGGTTCGAATGGATATGACCGACAGCGAACGCGAGTTCTGGCGCGGCATGCGTGCCCTGACCATGACGACCGAAGGGCACGAGGCGTTCGTGGGCCTCGACCCCGGCGAGAGCGAAACCTTTCTGGACCTTACCCGGCGCAACGAGTCCGGCGAGGACATGAACGGTTCGCAACTCTATCTCACGCTGCGCGAGAAGCACGAGGCGGCGCGACAGGCCATCGTCAAAGGCGAGGCGGAACTCGACGCCTGAGGGCTGGTCCGGCGACACGGTTGCGCCGTGTCTCCGCGGCTACCGGCCGTTGCCTAACTCCAGATGGTCAGCGCTCTAGATCGCGCGACGACACGATAGCCGGAACACTTCTAGCCGAGACGAATTGTCGAGTTCCCGTCGGCATCTTGGTTAAAGAGCCTACCTCAGCAGCTTCGTGGCACTCGTATCAAACGGCTCGGCGCCAGTTGGGCGCGGCGACGTCGTCAAAGCCCTGATGCCAGGCGATGCCGTCCGCGCTGCCGGAACGATAGGGGTTGTCATGCCGGTTCATGTTCTTCTCGGCGGCCGTACGGCCTTCGAGTTGAACGCTCTCGTTGCGGGTCATCGGATTGCCGCCGGGAGCGGTCGAAGCGCGGGGCTGAAGCAAAGCGTCCTCCTCTTGATCTTTGACGATAAGTCTTGCTCGCAAATCTTGATCAGACCTGAAGGGCATTTGGTGCGCTGCGCTCGGTTAATCCCTTCAACTTCGCAGTCACATCCGAAACATTGCTTTGCAAAATCATTCGGCAGCATTCCGCAAGCTTGAACGGACCCGGCCGGGCGCCGGCGCCCATCCCGTCGAAATTGACGGTTTCGCCGGCGCGCAACGGCAGATTTCCAGCTCCTCCGCAAGGCCTCGCCCCGAGGACATGCGCCAGCGCGGGTTCGTCGCGTTCGCCTCGATCAGTGATGCATCACGACGCTATGCGCTCTGGCGCCCTCGCGTCCTCGGGAAGCCAGGAGCGGTAGAGCGGATGATCGGCGGTGATGGGAAGCACCGTCGGCTGCCCGCTTCGCTGCGAGGCGTAGGCGGCGGTCACGAGTTCGAGCGAGTTGCGCGCGTCCTGCAGGGTCACGGGCGGTTCCGCACCGGAGAGGATCGCCGTGTGGAAGAGCTCGAACTGCCGGGTATAGCCGTCCTCCCGCCCCTCGTAGCCCGCCAGCGCGGCGTCGACGCGCGCCTGATGCTCGGGCGTTCCCGCCACGAAGCTCCAGGGATCGCGCCCCATCGTGTAGGGCTCCAGAATGCTTTCGGCGACGAGGTCGTGGAAGCAGAAGCGCAGGCGCGAGATTTCCCGCCGCGAGCCGAGCGTCATGGAAAGGCTCGCCAGCGAGCCGTTCTTCATGCGCACGGAAAGCGCGGCCGTGTCCTCCACCTCGATCGGGTTCACCAGCGTCGCGCCATAGGCGAAGACATCGGCGCAGTCGCCATGGACGTAGTTGAGCATGTCATGCGCGTGGATGGCATGGCCGAGCAGGCCGCCGCCCAGCTCCGACCGCCACTTGCCGCGCCAGGGCACCTCGTAGTAGTCCCGCCCGCGCCACCAATGCGTCTCGATCGTGGTGAGGAAGGGCCGGCCCGTCAGCCCCTTCTCGATCAGAAGCTTCAGCTTCTGAAGGCCCGTGCCGTAGCGATACTGGAAGATCGGCATGAGCTTGGGGCCGTTCGCGCGCGCGACGATGGCGGCCATCTCGTCCACCTCCGCGACGGAGCCGAAGAGCGGCTTCTCGCAGACGACGTGCTTGCCCGCCTCGATCGCCCGGCGGCACAAGTCGAAATGCGAATCCGGCGGCGTGCAGATGTCGATGATGTCGAGATCGTCGCGCCGCAGAAGCGTCTCGACATCCTGCGTGTAGTCGGCAATCTCGTATTTCGCGCAGAGATCGCGGCCGCGTCCTTCGTCCAGCGAGCACAGGACGGGCACCTCGAACAGGTCCTTGTTCCAGCCGTAGCCGGCCAGATGCCGTTCGGCGATCCCAGCTCCGACGACGCCGACGCGCAGTTTCCGGGTCATGTCCCGCCCCTCCTTCAACGATTGCCGATGCGCACGGCCTTCGCCTGCGCTTCCAGCGACAGGCGGCAGACCTCGTAGACATGGGCCTGCGGCATGGCCGTCTCGGTGCGCGCGCGCACGTCTTCAGCAAAGGCCTCGAAGTAGATCAGCTTTTCCGCGCTGCAGTCGATGTGCGTGTTGGTCGTGCCGTTCACGAGGAAGAGGTGGTCCTTCCCCGGTCGGCCCGAAATGTCGATATATTTGCGAAGCTCGATATAGCCTTCGGTGCCAAGAATCGTCAGCCGCCCGTCGCCCCAAGTGCCGAGCGCGTCGGGCGTGTACCAGTCCACCCGCACGAAGCCCGACGCCTTGTCGGAGCGCAGCGTGATGTCGCCATAGTCCTCGAAGCGCGGGCGGTCGGGCATGGCGAAATTGCCGATCGTGCTCGCCACCACCTCGGCCGTGTCCGAGCCGGTGTAGAACAGGAACTGGTCGATCTGGTGCGAGGCGATGTCCACGATGATGCCGCCGAACCGGTCGGGATCGAAGAACCAGTCCGGCCGCGTGGCAAGCTGAAGCCGATGCGGCCCCATGCCCATGGTCTGCACCACTTGGCCGATGGCCCCCTCGCGCACGAGCTGCCCGGCCTTGACGGCGGAGCGCACGCTGTGGCGCTCGGTGAAGCAGACCGAGAAGATGCGCCCGGTGCGCTCGGCCGTGCGTCGCACCTCGTCCAGCTGGGCGAAGGTGGTGACGCCGGGCTTGTCGGTCATCACGTCCTTGCCCGCCTCCATGGCGCGCACGGCAAGGCCTGCCCGGTCGCAAGGGATGGCGGCGATGCAGATGATGTCGATCGTGGGATCGGCCAAGAGCGTCTCGCGGTCCACCTTCGGGGCGTCGGGATAGTCGGCCTCGATCGCCGCCAGGACGCCTGGCGCGGTGGTCTTGGGGCAGTAGCCGGCGAACTCGCAGCCCGCCGCGATCAGGCCCTTGATGTGATCGAAAATATGCCCGTGGTCGATGCCAATGGCTGCGAATCTCAGCATGTCCGACTGCCCCTCCCGTCACGGATCGCCGCGCAAATGCTCCCAGTGCGCGACCCCGGTCAGACCCGATACAGGGAGGGAGTGCTTGTCAAGGCGCCGCCGGGCGGGCTTTCGGACAGTTTACCGAACGACATCCGGAACGAGCCAGAACGCTGGTAAGACCAGAGACGCGCGTCCTACAGCGCGATGAAGCCGAGCCGCTTCGCGCCACCGAGAGCAGCGGCCGTCACATCCATATGCAAGCCGGCGCCGCGTCGCGCCTATGGCGTCTTGGCGGCTTCGTCCAGCAGCGCGGCGAAGGTGGCCTGGGCTTTGCCGGGGTGCTTCACGGCCCGCGCCGCGTCCAGCTTGGCGGGCTTGCCCACCACCACCAGCGCCACCATGCCCATGCCGTAATGCGGCGTACACTTGATGCCGTAGAGCCCCTCGGAGCCGACGGTCAGCGTGTAGGGCTTGTTGAAGCCGCTCTTGAAGGGCTCGACGCCCTCCGGCCAGATGTCCTTGACGGACTCGGCGTTGTGGCCGGGCTGTGTCGGAACGAAGGTCACGGTGTCGCCGGGCTCGGCGCGCACGAAATCCGGCTCGAAGACCATCGAGCCCTTGGCGCCGACATTCAGCATCTTCACCACATGGTCCGCCGCCTCCGCGCCCGAGGCGAAAGCGAGGAGACCGGCGGCGAGGACGAGGCGAAGATGGGATCTGTTCAGCATGTCGAGCCGTCCGCGTTGGATCAAGGGAAAGAAGGCGGGCGCATCCGGGGAGAAGGACGCCGGAGCTTGAAGCATTTCCCAGGCGAAGCGGACAGGCCTTGCCGGGACATTAAAGAGGCCGAGAGCCTTCGAACCGCCTCACGCCGGTTCGAAGGCCGGGGGATGAAGACCGGCGCGCGATCGGCACGCGCCGGCTGGCGTCAGAGTTCGCCGCGCGACATGCGACCGGCGATGTGATCGGCCTGTCGCAGAGCCAGCGCGACGATCGTCAGGGTCGGGTTCTCCGCCGCGCCGGTGGTGAACTGCGAGCCGTCCGAGACGAAGAGGTTGGAGATGTCGTGCGTCTGGCCGAACCGGTTGACGACGCCGTCGCTCGCCTTCTCGCTCATGCGGTTGGTGCCGAGATTGTGGGTCGAGGGATAGGGCGGGGTGTGGATGGTGCGCAGCGCGCCCACCGCCTCGTAGATCGCCGAGCCCTGCTTGTAGGCGTGGGCGCGCATCGCCGTGTCGTTCTCGTGATCGTCGAAATGGACGGAGGCGACGGGCATGCCGAAGGCGTCCTTCTCCTCCGCCAGGGTGATGCGGTTGTCCTCGCGCGGCATGTCCTCGCCCACGATCCAGAGCCCGGCGAGGTTTTGGTAGTTGTCGAGCGCGCTGGAAAAGTCGCGGCCCCATTTCTGCGGGTCGAGAAAGGCGGCCATGAAGGGCAGGCCGAGCGACAGCGTCTCGAACTCGTAGCCGCCGGCAAAGCCCCGCTTGGTGTCGTGATGCGCCTCGTCGCGCACGATCCCGGCCATGGTCGTGCCGCGATACATGTGGACCGGCTTGTCGAACACGCCGTAGACCGAGCCCGTCGTGTGGCGCATGTAGTTGCGCCCGACCTGGCCGGAGGAATTGGCGAGCCCGTCCTTGAAGAGGCTGGACTGCGAGTTGAGAAGGAGGCGCGGGCTCTCGATCGAATTGCCCGCGACGGCGACCGCCCGCGCCTTCTGCCGCTGCTCCACGCCGTTGGCGTCGGCATAGACGACGCCCGTCACCTTGCCCGCCGCGTCGTGCTCGATGCGCAGGACCTGGCATTCCGGCCGCACTTCCAGCTTGCCCGTCGCCTCGCCCTTGGGGATTTCGGCGACGAGGGTCGACCATTTGGCGCCCGACTTGCAGCCCTGGAAGCAGAAGCCGAGCTGCATGCAGTAGCCCCGGTCGTCGCGCGGCTCGGAATTGATGGCCATGCGGCCGGTGTGGACTTCCTTGTAGCCGATCTTCTTGGCGCCCGCTTCCAGCACCTTGAAGTTGTTGTTGCCGGGCAGGCCGGGAATGCCGTTGGTGCGCGTCACGCCCATGCGGTTTTCCGCCTCGGCGTACCAGGGCTCCATTTCCTTCAGGTCGATCGGCCAGTCCAGGAGATTGGCCCCGGCCATCTCGCCGTAATGGGTGCGGGTCTTGAACTCGTGCTCCTGGAAGCGCAGCGAGGCGCCCGCCCAGTGGACGGTGGAGCCGCCGACCGATTTCACGATCCAGGCCGGCAGGTTGGGAAAGGTGCGCGAGATGTCCCAGCTTCCCGAGGTCATGCGCTTGTCCGTCCAGGCGAGCTGGCTGAACGAGTCCCATTCGTCGTTGATGAAGTCCCAGGTCTCGTGCCGCTTTCCTGCTTCCAGGATGACGGTGTCGATGCCCTTCAGCGCGAGCTGCGTGCCGAGCGTGCCGCCGCCCGCGCCCGAACCCACGATGACGAAGACGCTGCCGTCGTCGAGATCATAAGGTGCTGCCATGATTGCTTGCCTCCCGCCCCATCGCGAACGCGCTTCGTCTTGGCGCGAAGCGTCGGCGTACCCGGGGCCTCTCCATCGGGTTGAAACGCTGCGTGCGGCGGGTCAGGCCAGCCAGTCTATGTCGTTGAAGCCGCGTTCGAGATAGCCGCCCTTGTCGAAGGAGGAGCCCTCGTAGCCGAAGAGGGGCCAGAGGTCCTTCTGGTTGTAGAGACCGACCACGAGATTGCCGCGAACCTTCTGGAAGAAGGGCGAAGGCTCGATGGCTTTCAGCAGCGCCACCCGGTCCGCCTCGGCCGCCACGCGGGCATAGGGCGCGCCATGGGCGCTGGCGGCGGCGCGGTTCAGCGCGGCCATGCCGTCTTCCAGAAGGGTCAGCTGGTCGGGCGAGCCGCGCGCGGCCTCGTCCAGGATCTCGACGGCGGTGGCGTAGTGCTTGTCCTCGATCCGGTCGTGCGGGTAGCAGTCGCGCGACATCTGGACCAGCGAGGCGAAGGTCTCGGGCTTGGTGGCCTTGGGCATCTGGGCCCAGGCGCGGCCGTGCACGAGCCCGCTCGGCAGGATCGTCATGGCCAGCAGCGTCGTGCCGGCCCCCCTCAAGAAGACACGGCGGGACAGGCCCGCCGCAGCGATGGACTGCGTCGTCATTCGTTCCTCCCATCTTGACCCGGCCACCGCCCCTCGTGCCTCCCAGCCCGGAACGGTGACCTATCCCCTCGGTCCGCCGCGTGTTTTCCCGGCGGCATGCCTTATCGGAAGCGCCAGCTCCGTTCCAAAACCTCGATCTTGTATCCGTCGGGATCTTCGATGAAGAAGAAGCGCGCGGCGTTTCCGTCCGGCGTCTTCAACTCCTTGATGTCCTTGGGCGCGAGGCCGGCCGCTTTCAGCCGCGCGTGCTCGGCCTCCAGCGCCTCGACTGAAACCGCGAGATGTCCATAGCCGGTGCCGAGGTCGTAGGGCCCGGACTGGCCTTTGTTGACCGTCAGCTCCAGTTCGAAACCGCTTTCCGCGTTCTTCATGTAGATCAGCGTGAAGCTGTCGAAATCGATCCGATCGGCCACGGCGAGGCCGAAGGCCGTCTCGTAGAAGGCCCTTGAGCGTTCCTCTTCGAGAACGCGGATCATGGAATGAATGAGTCTCGCCAAGCCTCGCCCCCAAGCGGTCCGTCAGCTGCCAAATCAGCTTTGGAATGATTCTTAAGACGATTGCGGAGGCAAGGGGTAGTAAGGGGTTAGGACAGGGCGCACGGCCCTGGAAAAACGTGCGGCGAGCGCGGCTCGAGACAGCTTGCCGCAGGATTTCGGCCCGCCCGGCCGTGCCGCTTTTCCAAGGTTCGAGAACCTTCGGTCGAGCCGCGCGGGCGCGTCCCCGAGCTCAATCGAGCAGGGTCCGACCGGCAGATGCCGGCTATTGCAATGGAAGCCGGCGCCCTCTCCCGTTCGAGGGCGCCGATGCGATCACAGCATGTATTTCTGGCTCTTGCGGGGAACGGGCACCGGCACGGCGGCCCGCTTCATCTCGCGCCGCCGGTTGGCCTCCGCTTCAAGGGCCAGGATGTCCTCCGCCGCTCGCGTCTCGCCTGTCCCGCGCGGGATCAGCCCTTGCAGCTGCAGGTTGAGAAAGCGAAGGCAGCAGACGCGCAGAAACGAGGTGAAGTTTCCGAGATCGTGCCCCTCGTCGATCGACTCGTTATAGAGCTGGTGAAGGAGTTGCGGGATGTTGAGATCGTCCTTTTCGGCGATCTCTTCGAGCACCGTCCAGAACATCTTCTCCAGCCGGACGCTCGTCACCATGCCGTCCATGCGGATGGACCGGGTCTGGCTTTCCCACAAGTCGGCGCTCGCGCCGACGAACAACCTGCACATGGCTCTTCCTCCCGCTGAAGCCGCCCTCTCCCAAGCCGGCGGCCGGATGTCTCCCGCCGCGATCTTCCGCGCGCGCGCCTCCGGCGACAAGCCCCTTTCCCGCCGAGAGGCCTCCGCCGCGAGCCGTCAGTCCGGCCAGTTGTTGATGGCCCGGCGCTTGCGACGGGCCGCGAAGTCGCTGCTGATGATGTCGTTGGAGCGGCGCGCGATGTCGAGTTCCTCGCGCAGGCGCTCCGCAACGATCTCCGCCTGACCGGGATGAAGGTTGCAGGGGTCGAGATAGAAGTGCCCGTGCTCGACCTCGTGATCGCGCACGATGACCGGGTGCGTGCCGTTGCTGGCCAGCGCGTCGGCGAGGTCCCAGGCCGTGATATGCGCCTCCGCCGGGTTCACGTGGACCTTCAGCCGGTCGAGCGGATTGTCGGTCGGATCGGGATCGATCGCGGCCTCCACCCCCGCGAAGTCGGCGAGCGTGCGCTGCCAGACATCCAGCGCTTCGCTCTCGCGAGCGCGAATGCCGGCGTGATCGCGGACCTCCCAGGCTTCCAGCGCGGCGATCGTGCCGACGATCCCTTCCTTCCCGACCTTCATGCCCCGGCCGATGCCGTTGTTCTGGAAATAGGCGGCGCGCACGAGATCGCGGCGCCCGGCCACGATGCCGCCCGTCGGCCCGCCGAGAAACTTGTGCGAGGAGTAGAGCACGAGATCGGCCCCGGCTTCGAGAAAGCGGCGCAGGTCGTATTCCGACGCAGCGTCCACGATCACCGGCACGCCGCGCGCATGGGCGACCTCCACGAACTCGGCAAGGCCCATCTGGCCGACCTGGACCGTGTGATGCGAGACGACGAAGAGCGCGGCGGCCGTGCGCTCCGTGATGGCGCCTTCCATCTGATAGGCCATGACGCTGGTCGCCTGCCCGACCGGCACGACCTTGGCGCCGGACAGGCGCACGCCCTGCTCCACCGGCGAGCCGTAGCCGACCATGTGCCCGGCCTGGATCAGCACCTCGTCGCGCGCGAGGCGGTCGGTCTGCGGCAGGCGCTCGATCGCCGCGAGATCGTCTCCCGTCATGGCGCCCGCGACCGCGAGCGTGATCGCGGCGGCGCAGGAGGCCGTGACGAACCCGGCCTCGCCGCCCGTCAGCCGGCTGATCGTGCGGCTCGCCAGCTTCTGAAGAGCGCCGATCTCGATGAATTGCGGCAGCGCTGCCGTCACGGCCTCCACCGCCTGCGGCACGACGATCGAGGCGCCGAGCGAGGTCATCGTCCCCGAGACGTTGATGACCGGGCGCAGGCCGAGGCGAATGCGAATGTCGTCGTTCATGCGGTGGGGTCCTTGGGTTTGGTTCGCGGTTCGGTTCGAGGCTTTGAGCCGGGGTGGTTTCAACGGCCGGGCCGGATGGGTATGGTCGGGGCCGGATGAGCAGGCCTCGATCGGATGAGACGACAATGGCAAGAGGAGCGATCGCCCCGGCCAAGGACGGCGGAGCGCAGGAGGCGGCGGGCGCGGCCCGGCGCTCGCGCGTCAGCGGCATCGACCGCGCGCTGCAGATCTTCGACCAGCTGCGCGACACCGGACGCCCGGCGACGGCCTACGACCTCGCCCATTCGGTGAAGGCGCCGCTTTCCACCATCTATACGATCGTCGACGATCTGGTGGAGAAGGGCCTTCTCGTGCGCGGCGAAGGCGGCACGGTCTGGCTCGGGCCGCGCCTCTACCATTACGGCCTCGCCTACGAGCGCTCGATCGACCTGATGGCGATCGCCAAGGAGGAGATGATCGATCTCAACCGGCAGCTGGGCGAGACGATCCAGATCTGCGGGCGCGACGAGGACATGATGGTGGTGCTGGCCATGGCGGAGGGGCGGGACCATTTCCAGGTCACCTCGCGCGTCGGCTCGCGCGTGCCGCTCAACTGGGTGGCGTCGGGTCGGTTGCTGGTCGGCCACCTGCCGCAGGCCGAACGGGTCGAGATCTTCCGCCGCTGCGCCAAGGTTTCCCCCACCGGCCGGGCGGAGCTGAACCCCGAGACGCTGGCGATCCGCTCGGCCGAGGCGCTGGCCGACCGGCTGTCGATCCAGGCCGGCGAATCCGCCTATTCGGTGGCCTGCGTCGCCGCGCCGATCCTCGACCCGAAGGGCTCCTGCACGGCCACGATCTCCGTTGTGCTGCCCGACTTCAAGGTGGCGGAGGCGCGCGAGCGCTACACGGAGGCGGTGCGCCAGTCCGCCCGGCGCATCGAGGGGCGCCTGGGCTGGAACGGGCGGGAGGGCTAGGGCGCCGGTCGGCATCGGGTTGGGCATGTGTTGGGTCAGTCGATCGCCACGATCGCCTCGATCTCGACGGTGATCCGGCCCGGCAGGGAGCCGAGCCCGACGGCCGAGCGCGCGTGGCGCCCGGCGTCGCCGAACACCGCGATCATCAGGTCCGAGCAGCCGTTGATGATCGAGGGGTGATCGTCGAAATCGGCCTCGGCGTTGACCATGCCGAGAAGCTTCACGATGCGCCGGACGCGGCCGAGATCGCCGAGCGCGTCCTGCATGACGGAGAGAAGGTTGATGCCCGTCAGCCGCGCATGGCCGTAGGCCTCCTCGACCGAAACGTCCAATCCCACCTTTCCCTTGTGGAGATAACCGTCGATCTCGCGCGGGCCCTGGCCCGACAGGTAGAGAAGCCGGCCCTCGACCACATGAGTCACGAAATTGGCGATCGGCGGCGGGGCGGGCGGCAGGGTGATGCCGAGCGCGGCGAGCCTTTCATAGGGGGCGGTCGGTCCGGCGCGGGCCGGCTGAAGAATGGACATGAGCCAGGGTTCCAGCGATGTTCAAGGGAGGGAAGCGGGCGCGAGAGCGGGTCAGAGGCGGCCGGCGCGGACGAGCTCGTCCTGGCGCAGACAGGCCGTGAAATGGCCCGGCCCGACCTCCTCCTCCGGCGGCACGGCGGCGGCGCAGATTTCCGCCGCCTCCGGGCAGCGGGTGCGGAAGACGCAGCCGGACGGTGGGTTCATCGGGCT from Aureimonas sp. AU20 harbors:
- a CDS encoding aminotransferase class V-fold PLP-dependent enzyme, which encodes MNDDIRIRLGLRPVINVSGTMTSLGASIVVPQAVEAVTAALPQFIEIGALQKLASRTISRLTGGEAGFVTASCAAAITLAVAGAMTGDDLAAIERLPQTDRLARDEVLIQAGHMVGYGSPVEQGVRLSGAKVVPVGQATSVMAYQMEGAITERTAAALFVVSHHTVQVGQMGLAEFVEVAHARGVPVIVDAASEYDLRRFLEAGADLVLYSSHKFLGGPTGGIVAGRRDLVRAAYFQNNGIGRGMKVGKEGIVGTIAALEAWEVRDHAGIRARESEALDVWQRTLADFAGVEAAIDPDPTDNPLDRLKVHVNPAEAHITAWDLADALASNGTHPVIVRDHEVEHGHFYLDPCNLHPGQAEIVAERLREELDIARRSNDIISSDFAARRKRRAINNWPD
- a CDS encoding IclR family transcriptional regulator, translating into MARGAIAPAKDGGAQEAAGAARRSRVSGIDRALQIFDQLRDTGRPATAYDLAHSVKAPLSTIYTIVDDLVEKGLLVRGEGGTVWLGPRLYHYGLAYERSIDLMAIAKEEMIDLNRQLGETIQICGRDEDMMVVLAMAEGRDHFQVTSRVGSRVPLNWVASGRLLVGHLPQAERVEIFRRCAKVSPTGRAELNPETLAIRSAEALADRLSIQAGESAYSVACVAAPILDPKGSCTATISVVLPDFKVAEARERYTEAVRQSARRIEGRLGWNGREG
- a CDS encoding VOC family protein, which produces MARLIHSMIRVLEEERSRAFYETAFGLAVADRIDFDSFTLIYMKNAESGFELELTVNKGQSGPYDLGTGYGHLAVSVEALEAEHARLKAAGLAPKDIKELKTPDGNAARFFFIEDPDGYKIEVLERSWRFR
- a CDS encoding GMC family oxidoreductase, producing the protein MAAPYDLDDGSVFVIVGSGAGGGTLGTQLALKGIDTVILEAGKRHETWDFINDEWDSFSQLAWTDKRMTSGSWDISRTFPNLPAWIVKSVGGSTVHWAGASLRFQEHEFKTRTHYGEMAGANLLDWPIDLKEMEPWYAEAENRMGVTRTNGIPGLPGNNNFKVLEAGAKKIGYKEVHTGRMAINSEPRDDRGYCMQLGFCFQGCKSGAKWSTLVAEIPKGEATGKLEVRPECQVLRIEHDAAGKVTGVVYADANGVEQRQKARAVAVAGNSIESPRLLLNSQSSLFKDGLANSSGQVGRNYMRHTTGSVYGVFDKPVHMYRGTTMAGIVRDEAHHDTKRGFAGGYEFETLSLGLPFMAAFLDPQKWGRDFSSALDNYQNLAGLWIVGEDMPREDNRITLAEEKDAFGMPVASVHFDDHENDTAMRAHAYKQGSAIYEAVGALRTIHTPPYPSTHNLGTNRMSEKASDGVVNRFGQTHDISNLFVSDGSQFTTGAAENPTLTIVALALRQADHIAGRMSRGEL
- a CDS encoding ribbon-helix-helix domain-containing protein; translation: MCRLFVGASADLWESQTRSIRMDGMVTSVRLEKMFWTVLEEIAEKDDLNIPQLLHQLYNESIDEGHDLGNFTSFLRVCCLRFLNLQLQGLIPRGTGETRAAEDILALEAEANRRREMKRAAVPVPVPRKSQKYML
- a CDS encoding Twin-arginine translocation pathway signal codes for the protein MTTQSIAAAGLSRRVFLRGAGTTLLAMTILPSGLVHGRAWAQMPKATKPETFASLVQMSRDCYPHDRIEDKHYATAVEILDEAARGSPDQLTLLEDGMAALNRAAASAHGAPYARVAAEADRVALLKAIEPSPFFQKVRGNLVVGLYNQKDLWPLFGYEGSSFDKGGYLERGFNDIDWLA
- a CDS encoding RidA family protein → MSILQPARAGPTAPYERLAALGITLPPAPPPIANFVTHVVEGRLLYLSGQGPREIDGYLHKGKVGLDVSVEEAYGHARLTGINLLSVMQDALGDLGRVRRIVKLLGMVNAEADFDDHPSIINGCSDLMIAVFGDAGRHARSAVGLGSLPGRITVEIEAIVAID